The following proteins are encoded in a genomic region of Maribacter hydrothermalis:
- a CDS encoding non-canonical purine NTP diphosphatase — protein sequence MKLVFATHNPNKLKEIQKLVPSFIELVSLDEIGCTEDIPETASSLEGNARIKASYVTKTYNFPCFADDTGLIVNALNGEPGVYSARYAGPQKNSKANMTKLLRNLKYKNNRTAFFKTVIALNIKGETHIFEGTVDGEITEKETGQNGFGYDPIFKPNGYEETFGQLPLSVKNKISHRGLAFKKLITYLNNINVTR from the coding sequence ATGAAGCTTGTTTTTGCCACCCACAACCCCAACAAATTAAAAGAAATTCAAAAACTAGTCCCTTCATTTATTGAATTGGTTAGTTTAGATGAAATAGGATGTACAGAAGACATACCCGAAACTGCTAGCAGCTTAGAAGGCAATGCAAGAATAAAAGCTAGCTATGTAACCAAAACCTATAACTTTCCCTGCTTTGCCGATGACACAGGTTTAATAGTTAACGCGCTCAATGGTGAACCCGGTGTATACTCAGCACGCTATGCTGGTCCGCAGAAAAATTCTAAAGCAAATATGACAAAATTGTTAAGGAATTTGAAGTATAAAAATAATAGAACCGCTTTCTTTAAAACAGTAATTGCATTAAATATAAAAGGTGAAACACATATATTTGAAGGAACAGTAGATGGTGAAATTACAGAAAAGGAAACAGGACAAAACGGTTTTGGTTATGACCCAATATTTAAACCAAATGGTTACGAGGAAACATTTGGGCAATTACCATTGTCTGTAAAAAATAAAATAAGCCATCGTGGTCTGGCATTTAAAAAGTTAATTACCTATTTAAATAATATTAATGTTACAAGATAA
- a CDS encoding methyltransferase family protein translates to MELKLPPAIVFLFFGLTMYILASFLPFGFFDFFGRILLVKILIAFGVLIAFAALFQFYIAKTIIDPTKPNNASKLVVNGVFKFSRNPMYLAMLVALLAFGVFLGNAFNTLVAAAFVGYMNRFQIIPEERVLLDKFGRSFKEYCTLTRRWF, encoded by the coding sequence ATGGAATTAAAGTTACCACCCGCTATCGTATTTTTATTTTTTGGTTTAACGATGTATATTTTAGCTTCATTTTTGCCTTTTGGTTTCTTTGATTTTTTTGGAAGAATCTTACTGGTTAAAATTTTAATAGCATTTGGTGTTCTAATTGCATTCGCTGCGCTTTTTCAATTTTATATAGCAAAGACAATAATTGACCCTACGAAGCCCAATAATGCTTCTAAATTAGTTGTAAATGGGGTGTTTAAGTTTTCTAGAAATCCAATGTATTTAGCGATGTTAGTTGCTTTATTGGCGTTCGGTGTTTTTTTGGGTAATGCTTTTAATACACTTGTAGCGGCTGCATTTGTTGGGTATATGAATCGTTTTCAGATTATACCTGAAGAACGTGTTTTATTGGATAAGTTTGGTCGTTCTTTTAAAGAGTATTGTACTTTAACTAGAAGATGGTTTTAG
- a CDS encoding DUF4337 domain-containing protein yields the protein MLQDKNNRETVEVSVASERAEAIGGVLIALFAALMAISQMVNGELEEEMMIAHNNVVSYSSWYQSKSIKESLKESELDYLAALIESGIVTDDKVPVINQKIVEVKEKIIKYEAEKTEILLGSVKVGKENWVQDIEGEMGIITGVKEWEQLTQTYDYATKRFDYALLFYQICIVLGAVCIIIYDNPKLQKGLIVLMIIFGITGTFLSVYGYLLAP from the coding sequence ATGTTACAAGATAAAAATAACAGAGAAACAGTAGAGGTATCCGTGGCATCTGAAAGGGCTGAAGCCATAGGCGGTGTTTTAATTGCTTTATTTGCTGCCTTAATGGCCATTTCGCAAATGGTTAATGGAGAATTAGAGGAAGAAATGATGATTGCCCACAACAATGTGGTAAGTTACTCTAGCTGGTACCAATCTAAAAGCATTAAAGAAAGTTTAAAGGAAAGTGAGCTTGACTATTTAGCTGCCTTAATAGAAAGCGGAATTGTCACCGACGATAAAGTGCCTGTAATTAATCAGAAAATAGTAGAGGTAAAAGAGAAGATTATAAAATATGAAGCTGAAAAGACTGAGATACTTTTAGGTTCCGTTAAAGTAGGTAAAGAAAACTGGGTACAGGACATAGAAGGTGAAATGGGAATAATAACCGGGGTCAAAGAATGGGAACAGTTAACCCAAACTTATGATTATGCCACCAAAAGATTCGACTATGCATTACTTTTTTATCAAATCTGCATAGTACTTGGTGCCGTATGCATCATAATTTATGATAATCCTAAACTACAAAAAGGCTTAATTGTACTAATGATTATCTTTGGTATAACAGGTACTTTCCTCTCCGTATATGGCTATTTACTGGCTCCTTAG